A window of the Euzebyales bacterium genome harbors these coding sequences:
- a CDS encoding zinc-dependent dehydrogenase: MKVARFYEPGDLRVEEADRPTPVADELLLRVRACATCGTDVKIFHHGHRNLKTLPRVIGHEIAGEVVEVGDDVDGWTSGDRVQCIAYVPCGHCFECTHRKMTVCDNATSVGYDYDGGFAEHMIVPENVLRVDGLNRIPDGIEYHVAAATEPLACALNAQEQIDVGKYPDETVVVFGSGPIGCMHVMLARAKGAEKVFMVEINAERLRLAAERVPLDATIDASESDPVRAVRDLTDGRGADVIIVAAGSPQAQMQAIDMAAPQGRISFFGGLPKDRPEITVDSNTVHYTELTIAGPAGSTPDHNKQALEMIGSGAVKLDELITDRLPLDRVHDAIKAVEGGTSIKVVIEP; the protein is encoded by the coding sequence ATGAAGGTCGCACGCTTCTACGAGCCGGGGGACCTGCGGGTCGAGGAGGCGGACCGTCCCACGCCCGTCGCCGACGAGCTGCTTCTGCGCGTACGCGCCTGCGCGACCTGTGGCACGGACGTCAAGATCTTCCACCACGGTCACCGCAACCTGAAGACGCTGCCACGCGTCATCGGGCATGAGATCGCCGGTGAGGTGGTCGAGGTCGGCGACGACGTCGACGGCTGGACGTCGGGCGACCGCGTCCAGTGCATCGCCTACGTGCCCTGCGGGCACTGCTTCGAGTGCACGCACCGCAAGATGACCGTCTGCGACAACGCGACGTCGGTCGGCTACGACTATGACGGCGGCTTCGCCGAGCACATGATCGTGCCCGAGAACGTCTTGCGCGTCGATGGGCTGAATCGGATACCCGACGGGATCGAGTACCACGTGGCCGCGGCCACCGAGCCGCTGGCCTGTGCGCTCAACGCGCAGGAGCAGATCGACGTGGGCAAGTACCCCGACGAGACGGTCGTGGTCTTCGGATCCGGTCCGATCGGCTGCATGCACGTGATGTTGGCGCGCGCCAAAGGGGCCGAGAAGGTCTTCATGGTCGAGATCAACGCCGAGCGGCTGCGGCTTGCCGCGGAGCGGGTCCCGCTGGACGCCACCATCGACGCCAGCGAGAGCGACCCCGTGCGGGCCGTCCGCGATCTGACCGACGGTCGGGGTGCGGACGTCATCATCGTCGCCGCGGGCTCACCGCAGGCGCAGATGCAGGCGATCGACATGGCGGCGCCCCAGGGGCGGATCAGCTTCTTCGGTGGGCTGCCGAAGGACCGGCCCGAGATCACGGTCGACAGCAACACCGTGCACTACACCGAGCTGACGATCGCCGGCCCCGCGGGGTCGACGCCCGATCACAACAAGCAGGCACTCGAGATGATCGGCAGCGGCGCCGTCAAGCTCGACGAGCTGATCACCGACCGTCTGCCGCTGGACCGGGTGCACGACGCCATCAAGGCCGTCGAGGGCGGCACCAGCATCAAGGTCGTGATCGAGCCGTGA
- a CDS encoding PTS sugar transporter subunit IIA produces MTTPSKADTAEHELLTRETIRLGISVADRADAISQAGRVLVDAGAVEQAYVDAMHEREGVMSSYMGEGFALPHGTDESRRHVNRAAVAFLQFAEPIVWEEDDEETLAALAVAAKSDEHVGVLATLAKVLVDEEKAERLRTTDDVDEVLELLAPAIEEEVDE; encoded by the coding sequence ATGACGACGCCATCGAAGGCTGACACGGCCGAGCACGAGTTGCTGACGCGCGAGACCATCCGCCTCGGCATCTCCGTCGCGGATCGCGCCGACGCCATCAGTCAGGCCGGCCGGGTGCTGGTCGACGCGGGCGCGGTCGAGCAGGCCTACGTCGATGCCATGCACGAGCGCGAGGGCGTCATGTCGTCGTACATGGGCGAGGGCTTCGCGCTGCCGCACGGCACCGACGAGAGCCGCAGGCACGTCAACCGTGCCGCGGTCGCCTTCCTGCAGTTCGCGGAGCCGATCGTGTGGGAGGAGGACGACGAGGAGACCCTCGCCGCCCTCGCCGTCGCCGCGAAGTCCGACGAGCACGTCGGCGTGCTGGCCACGCTGGCCAAGGTGCTCGTCGACGAGGAGAAGGCCGAACGGTTGCGCACCACCGACGACGTCGATGAGGTGCTGGAGTTGCTCGCCCCGGCCATCGAGGAGGAGGTCGACGAGTAG
- a CDS encoding PTS mannitol transporter subunit IICB — protein MSTPDVAPSPSVGGGWRARVQHVGGNLAAMVMPNIGAFIAWGLITAMFIPAGWIPNAPIADAMVGPMITFMLPLLIAYSGGKLVHEQRGAVIGVIATMGVITGTDVPQFLGAMVMGPLAAYVLRQFDRWVEPRIRMGFEMLVNNFSQGILGVVMAVLGYYTIGPVVQSLTTVLGNGVDILVTNRLLPLASVIVEPAKILFLNNAINHGVLAPLGVEQAAETGKSILFMIETNPGPGLGILLAFWVAGPREVRPTIPGAAIIQFFGGIHEMYFPYVLMRPATVVAAILGGASGVLTFLLTDTGLVATPAPGSIFAYIAVTPRGNFFGMFLGVAIATAVSFVSAAFILRVTGEKETAMDVEEAKAQSKAHKNVQARPQEA, from the coding sequence ATGAGTACGCCAGACGTCGCGCCGTCGCCATCAGTGGGTGGAGGCTGGCGAGCTCGAGTCCAGCATGTCGGCGGCAACCTCGCCGCCATGGTCATGCCCAACATCGGGGCGTTCATCGCATGGGGACTGATCACCGCGATGTTCATCCCGGCCGGATGGATCCCCAACGCGCCCATCGCCGACGCGATGGTCGGTCCGATGATCACGTTCATGCTGCCGCTGCTCATCGCCTACAGCGGCGGCAAGTTGGTGCACGAGCAGCGAGGCGCGGTCATCGGCGTCATTGCGACCATGGGAGTGATCACGGGCACGGACGTCCCGCAGTTCCTGGGCGCGATGGTCATGGGACCACTCGCCGCCTACGTGCTCAGGCAGTTCGACCGGTGGGTGGAGCCCAGGATCAGGATGGGCTTCGAGATGCTGGTCAACAACTTCTCGCAGGGCATCCTCGGCGTCGTGATGGCGGTGCTCGGCTACTACACGATCGGGCCGGTCGTGCAGAGCCTGACGACCGTGCTCGGCAACGGCGTCGACATCCTCGTCACCAACCGGCTGCTGCCGTTGGCCTCGGTGATCGTCGAACCCGCGAAGATCCTGTTCCTCAACAACGCCATCAACCACGGCGTCCTGGCACCGCTCGGCGTCGAACAGGCCGCCGAGACCGGGAAGTCCATCCTGTTCATGATCGAGACCAACCCCGGGCCGGGGCTGGGCATCCTCCTGGCCTTCTGGGTCGCCGGTCCCAGGGAGGTCCGGCCGACGATCCCCGGCGCCGCCATCATCCAGTTCTTCGGTGGCATCCACGAGATGTACTTCCCGTACGTGCTGATGCGTCCCGCGACCGTCGTCGCCGCCATCCTCGGCGGGGCGTCCGGTGTGCTGACCTTCCTGCTCACCGACACCGGTCTGGTGGCGACTCCGGCACCCGGCAGCATCTTCGCCTACATCGCGGTGACGCCGCGGGGCAACTTCTTCGGGATGTTCCTCGGCGTCGCCATCGCCACCGCTGTTTCGTTCGTCAGTGCCGCGTTCATCCTTCGCGTGACGGGTGAGAAGGAGACCGCGATGGACGTCGAGGAAGCCAAGGCGCAGTCCAAGGCGCACAAGAACGTCCAGGCACGCCCACAGGAGGCATAG
- a CDS encoding DeoR/GlpR family DNA-binding transcription regulator, with translation MYAPERQREIMRRARRDGRVEVAVLAATFGVTTETVRRDLTRLERRGMIRRVHGGALPVDRLGFEPDYAQRMDVHRAEKQRIGAAAVDLVPNEGAVLIDAGTTTARLVEAFPTDRELVVTTNSLPLARSLVERSNVTVLMPGGRLRPRTLAQVDVWTQRVLAELHVDVAFIATNGMSAEYGLTTPDVAEAEIKRAMIRAGGRVVLLADSSKLGQHHFIRFGDLEQIDVLICDDALDDEAAAEFRRLGVEVILV, from the coding sequence GTGTACGCACCTGAACGCCAGCGGGAGATCATGCGCCGCGCACGCCGCGACGGCCGGGTCGAGGTTGCCGTGCTGGCCGCCACCTTCGGCGTGACCACGGAGACCGTGCGCCGTGATCTGACACGGTTGGAGCGCCGCGGGATGATCCGACGCGTCCACGGCGGGGCGTTGCCGGTCGACCGGCTCGGGTTCGAGCCCGACTACGCGCAGCGCATGGATGTGCACCGCGCCGAGAAGCAACGGATCGGCGCCGCCGCGGTCGACCTGGTGCCCAACGAGGGCGCCGTGCTGATCGACGCGGGGACGACGACCGCACGACTCGTCGAGGCGTTCCCGACCGACCGGGAACTGGTGGTCACGACGAACTCGCTCCCCCTGGCCCGAAGCCTCGTCGAGCGCTCGAACGTCACCGTGCTGATGCCCGGAGGCCGGCTGCGACCACGCACGCTGGCGCAGGTCGACGTGTGGACGCAGCGCGTGCTGGCCGAACTGCACGTCGACGTCGCCTTCATCGCCACCAACGGCATGTCCGCCGAGTACGGCCTCACCACACCCGACGTCGCCGAGGCCGAGATCAAGCGGGCGATGATCCGCGCCGGGGGGCGCGTCGTGCTGCTCGCCGACTCGAGCAAGCTCGGTCAGCACCACTTCATCCGCTTCGGCGACCTCGAGCAGATCGACGTCCTGATCTGCGACGACGCGCTCGACGACGAGGCCGCTGCGGAGTTCCGCCGCCTCGGCGTCGAGGTGATTCTCGTCTGA
- a CDS encoding PhoH family protein, which produces MGSTFVLDTCVLLADPHALYRFDEHEVVLPLVVVEELDRQKTRMDEVGRNARTALRLIEELRLRSSNGLRDAVDLPRAGTIRVEGNHVDSELPPYLDPAKPDNRILSVAVGLAGTLVTKDSALRIKGSQLGVAVEDYRADTVEVDERYTGMAELDVDSAALDVLHRDGKLELSAEVAAEAGAWVNQCLVLRSGASSSGLARVASCPPDGPVIVERVGGRPRVFGVSPRDVRQTFALDLLMDPDVPCVSLMGMAGTGKTFLALAAGLEQVVEAGAYRRLSVYRPLVAVGRQEVGYLPGDLDEKLQPWMAAVHDNLYSLFRGDDTSGGQWSAGHRELQSAVDSLLDRGQLEMAAITYLRGRSITDEYVIVDEAQNLELPTLKVILTRMAAGSKVVFCGDLSQVDNPYISPYGGLAALIEKMKGSELFGHVTMSKGVRSPLAELAAMAF; this is translated from the coding sequence ATGGGTTCGACGTTTGTGCTCGACACATGCGTGTTGTTGGCGGACCCGCACGCGCTGTACCGGTTCGATGAGCACGAGGTGGTGCTGCCGCTGGTGGTCGTCGAGGAGCTCGATCGTCAGAAGACCCGCATGGACGAGGTGGGTCGCAACGCCAGGACGGCGTTGCGCCTGATCGAGGAGCTGCGGCTACGCAGCTCCAACGGACTGCGCGACGCGGTCGACCTGCCCAGGGCCGGCACGATCCGGGTGGAGGGCAACCACGTCGACAGCGAGCTGCCGCCGTACCTGGATCCGGCCAAGCCGGACAACCGGATCCTCTCGGTGGCCGTCGGCCTGGCCGGCACGCTCGTCACGAAGGACAGCGCGCTGCGCATCAAGGGCAGCCAGCTCGGCGTCGCGGTCGAGGACTACCGCGCCGACACCGTCGAGGTCGACGAGCGGTACACCGGCATGGCCGAGCTCGACGTCGACTCGGCCGCGTTGGACGTGCTGCACCGTGACGGCAAGCTCGAGCTGTCGGCGGAGGTCGCCGCCGAGGCCGGCGCGTGGGTGAACCAGTGCCTGGTGCTGCGCTCGGGCGCGTCGTCGAGCGGTCTGGCACGTGTGGCGTCCTGTCCGCCGGATGGGCCGGTGATCGTCGAGCGGGTCGGTGGCCGGCCGCGCGTGTTCGGCGTCAGCCCCCGCGACGTGCGGCAGACGTTCGCGCTGGACCTGCTCATGGATCCCGACGTGCCGTGCGTGTCGCTGATGGGCATGGCCGGCACCGGCAAGACGTTCCTGGCCCTGGCCGCCGGGCTGGAGCAGGTCGTGGAGGCCGGCGCGTACCGGCGCCTGTCGGTCTACCGGCCGCTCGTGGCGGTGGGCCGTCAGGAGGTCGGGTACCTGCCGGGTGACCTGGACGAGAAGCTGCAGCCGTGGATGGCCGCGGTCCACGACAACCTGTACTCGCTGTTCCGCGGCGACGACACCTCGGGCGGGCAGTGGTCGGCGGGGCACCGGGAGCTGCAGTCCGCCGTGGACTCGCTGCTGGACCGCGGGCAGCTCGAGATGGCGGCGATCACCTACCTGCGGGGGCGGTCGATCACCGACGAGTACGTCATCGTCGACGAGGCCCAGAACCTGGAGCTGCCGACGCTGAAGGTGATCCTCACGCGCATGGCCGCCGGATCGAAGGTCGTGTTCTGCGGTGACCTGTCGCAGGTCGACAACCCCTACATCTCGCCCTACGGGGGGCTGGCGGCGCTGATCGAGAAGATGAAGGGCTCCGAGCTGTTCGGGCACGTGACGATGAGCAAGGGGGTCCGCTCGCCGCTCGCCGAGCTGGCGGCGATGGCCTTCTAG
- a CDS encoding phosphoglycerate mutase family protein → MTDADTSIQLVRHAKAQSRDRWWGKRDRDRPLTKAGRAQSKGLAVELGARPIVRILTSPFTRCVETVQPLADRFGIDVEPAEVLGEAPSVPLVDAGDTWVASAWLGGRGLALVDQVVADGPAGDVVMCSHGDVIPSVMAALAGRDGLDIDDVHLRKGARFRLTFKGPKCVAVEAVAPP, encoded by the coding sequence ATGACCGATGCGGACACCTCCATACAGCTGGTGCGCCACGCGAAGGCGCAGAGTCGTGATAGGTGGTGGGGCAAACGGGACCGGGACCGGCCGCTGACGAAGGCCGGCAGGGCACAGTCCAAGGGCCTCGCCGTCGAGCTGGGCGCCCGACCCATCGTCCGCATCCTGACCAGCCCCTTCACGCGTTGCGTGGAGACCGTGCAGCCCCTGGCTGACAGGTTCGGCATCGACGTCGAACCGGCCGAGGTGCTCGGTGAGGCGCCGTCGGTGCCACTGGTCGACGCGGGCGACACCTGGGTCGCGTCGGCGTGGCTGGGCGGCAGGGGTCTCGCGCTGGTCGACCAGGTCGTGGCGGACGGCCCGGCCGGCGACGTCGTCATGTGCTCGCACGGCGACGTCATCCCCTCGGTCATGGCCGCGCTCGCCGGCCGCGACGGGCTGGACATCGATGACGTCCACCTGCGCAAGGGCGCGCGGTTCCGCCTGACGTTCAAGGGTCCGAAGTGCGTCGCCGTCGAAGCGGTGGCGCCGCCCTAG
- the uppS gene encoding polyprenyl diphosphate synthase, giving the protein MRNLVYRLYERRLAASLPHDVLPRHVGVILDGNRRYAREMGLSTVADGHRLGAGKIQHMLDWCHEFGIAHITLWLLSTDNFSRDPAELAELADIIGQTVTAIADDPRNRARGFRITPVGALDALPDGLRLALKDAADRTSSGTALHVQVAVGYGGRQEIIDAVRGLLQERLELGDSLEQVIDGLTPELLAPHLYTTGTPDPDLIIRTSGEIRLSGFLLWQSAHSEFHFTDAYWPAFRKIDFLRALRDFAGRKRRFGR; this is encoded by the coding sequence ATGCGAAACCTCGTCTACCGGCTCTACGAGCGGCGGCTCGCCGCGTCGTTGCCGCATGACGTCCTCCCGCGACACGTCGGCGTCATCCTGGACGGGAACCGCCGCTACGCCCGCGAGATGGGGCTGTCGACCGTCGCGGACGGCCACCGTCTCGGTGCGGGCAAGATCCAGCACATGCTCGACTGGTGCCACGAGTTCGGCATCGCGCACATCACGCTGTGGCTGCTGTCGACTGACAACTTCTCCAGAGATCCCGCGGAGCTGGCGGAGCTGGCCGACATCATCGGTCAGACGGTGACGGCCATCGCCGACGACCCGCGGAACCGGGCGCGCGGGTTCCGCATCACCCCGGTCGGGGCGCTCGATGCCCTGCCCGACGGGCTGCGCCTGGCGTTGAAGGATGCGGCCGACCGCACGAGCTCCGGCACCGCGCTCCACGTCCAGGTGGCGGTCGGCTACGGCGGCAGGCAGGAGATCATCGACGCGGTGCGGGGCCTGCTGCAGGAGCGGCTCGAGCTCGGTGACTCGCTCGAGCAGGTGATCGACGGGCTGACGCCCGAGCTGCTCGCGCCGCACCTGTACACGACCGGCACGCCCGACCCCGATCTCATCATCCGCACGTCGGGTGAGATCCGCCTGTCGGGGTTCCTGCTGTGGCAGTCGGCCCACTCGGAGTTCCACTTCACCGACGCGTACTGGCCGGCGTTCCGCAAGATCGACTTCCTGCGCGCGTTGCGTGACTTCGCCGGGCGCAAGCGCCGGTTCGGCCGCTGA
- a CDS encoding exodeoxyribonuclease III has product MRLITYNVNSISTRLTRVLALLDDLGPDVVCLQETKCTAENFPHGAFEEHGYVAADHSAGRWAGVAVLARGGLGFSDVQAGLRGEPAVDEARWVEATVGDVRVVSTYVPNGQALDSPAFKQKLLFLEAMRERAAELADGPAIIAGDLNVCPTDLDVWDPSAVHGATHITDDERSRLRAVVDTGFVDAFRRLHPDEPGFTWWDYRAGHFHKGFGLRIDLALVSEGLAGRLTDSVVQRPYRKPTKVPGTKPSDHAPLVVDFAGS; this is encoded by the coding sequence ATGCGCCTGATCACCTACAACGTCAACTCGATCAGCACCCGACTGACCCGCGTGCTGGCGCTGCTCGACGACCTCGGGCCCGACGTCGTGTGTCTGCAGGAGACCAAGTGCACGGCCGAGAACTTCCCGCACGGCGCGTTCGAGGAGCACGGCTACGTGGCCGCCGACCACTCCGCGGGACGCTGGGCCGGGGTCGCGGTCCTGGCACGCGGCGGCCTCGGGTTCAGCGACGTGCAGGCGGGATTGCGCGGCGAGCCCGCCGTCGACGAGGCGCGGTGGGTCGAGGCGACCGTCGGCGACGTGCGGGTCGTCAGCACCTACGTGCCCAACGGCCAGGCGCTCGACAGCCCCGCGTTCAAGCAGAAGCTGCTGTTCCTCGAAGCGATGCGCGAGCGCGCGGCGGAGCTCGCGGACGGCCCGGCCATCATCGCCGGTGACCTGAACGTGTGTCCGACCGACCTCGACGTGTGGGACCCGTCCGCTGTGCACGGCGCAACCCACATCACCGATGACGAGCGCAGCCGCCTGCGGGCCGTCGTCGACACGGGCTTCGTCGACGCGTTCCGCCGCCTGCACCCCGACGAGCCCGGCTTCACCTGGTGGGACTACCGCGCGGGGCACTTCCACAAAGGCTTCGGGCTGCGCATCGATCTCGCGCTGGTCAGCGAAGGGCTCGCCGGACGCCTGACCGACAGCGTCGTGCAGCGCCCGTACCGCAAGCCGACGAAGGTGCCGGGCACCAAGCCGTCCGACCACGCGCCACTCGTGGTCGACTTCGCCGGCAGCTGA
- a CDS encoding DNA-formamidopyrimidine glycosylase family protein, which translates to MPELPEIRAHAERLTEQFGGAGVERFEPLSFTALKTFSPPPDAAHGHVLTSVASRGKHLLLDVDVVTFVVHLMQGGRLKPDTSKSKRPRNGVARWHFTDGRRLLLSEAGTERRAGVWVVSGDPLSQEPLADLGPEADAVTLDDLAGLVGAHGMRLHTFLRDQRVIAGIGRRLANEICHRARLSPFTATRGMDDDQIAALHAAIGATIAEGLAAERDRDDMSASKDRPAQVHARTGEPCPVCGDEVREITYNRYTVNYCAACQTDGRILADNALSRLGVDRQEWGRGRQHG; encoded by the coding sequence GTGCCCGAACTGCCCGAGATCAGGGCGCATGCCGAGCGGCTGACGGAACAGTTCGGCGGCGCGGGCGTCGAGCGGTTCGAGCCGCTGTCGTTCACCGCACTCAAGACCTTCTCGCCGCCACCCGACGCCGCACACGGCCACGTGCTCACGTCGGTCGCCTCGCGCGGCAAGCACCTCCTGCTCGACGTCGACGTGGTGACCTTCGTCGTGCACCTGATGCAGGGCGGGCGCCTGAAGCCGGACACGTCGAAGTCGAAGCGACCGCGCAACGGTGTCGCGCGGTGGCACTTCACGGATGGTCGGCGACTGCTGCTGAGCGAGGCAGGCACGGAGCGGCGCGCAGGCGTCTGGGTCGTCAGTGGTGATCCGTTGTCGCAGGAGCCGCTGGCCGATCTTGGCCCGGAAGCGGATGCCGTGACCCTCGACGACCTGGCGGGCCTCGTCGGCGCGCACGGCATGCGTCTGCACACCTTCCTGCGGGATCAACGGGTGATCGCCGGCATCGGGCGGCGGCTCGCGAACGAGATCTGCCATCGCGCGCGACTCTCGCCGTTCACGGCGACCCGTGGCATGGACGACGACCAGATCGCCGCCCTGCACGCCGCGATCGGCGCGACGATCGCCGAGGGCCTGGCGGCCGAGCGGGACCGCGACGACATGAGCGCGTCGAAGGACCGGCCCGCGCAGGTCCACGCGCGCACCGGCGAGCCGTGCCCGGTCTGCGGTGACGAGGTCCGCGAGATCACGTACAACCGCTACACGGTCAACTACTGCGCAGCCTGCCAGACGGACGGTCGGATCCTCGCCGACAATGCGCTCAGCCGGCTGGGTGTCGACCGGCAGGAGTGGGGCCGGGGACGGCAGCACGGCTAG
- the greA gene encoding transcription elongation factor GreA translates to MSDTVWLSQSAHDQLTSELEHLKTTGREEAAQAIKTARAHGDLRENAEYDTAKEEQGKMEARIRQLEDMLSRAQVGSAPSGDVVVGGSVVDTVDEDGDEQTYLIGSREDRTTGLTVISPDSPLGRALMGTRVGQEVSYQAPAGEFSIKVTGVRGLEERV, encoded by the coding sequence TTGAGTGATACGGTCTGGCTCTCCCAGTCTGCCCACGATCAGCTGACATCGGAACTGGAGCATCTCAAGACCACTGGTCGTGAGGAAGCCGCACAGGCCATCAAGACCGCCCGTGCCCACGGGGACCTCCGGGAGAACGCCGAGTACGACACGGCGAAGGAGGAGCAGGGCAAGATGGAGGCCCGCATCCGCCAGCTCGAGGACATGCTGTCACGGGCGCAGGTCGGGTCCGCCCCGTCGGGCGATGTCGTCGTCGGCGGCAGCGTGGTCGACACCGTCGACGAGGACGGCGATGAGCAGACCTACCTCATCGGCAGTCGCGAGGACCGCACGACCGGGCTGACGGTCATCAGCCCCGACTCGCCACTCGGTCGCGCGCTCATGGGCACCCGCGTCGGGCAGGAGGTCAGCTACCAGGCGCCCGCCGGCGAGTTCTCGATCAAGGTCACGGGCGTCCGCGGTCTCGAGGAACGGGTCTGA
- a CDS encoding arginine deiminase has protein sequence MQPWVTSETGQLREVILHRPGKELRRITPANREDLLFDELVWVDRAQQEHDAFADLLRARGVRVRLLTDLLTDALADDAVRADVIARRATADSCGVELVDRVRGHLGDMAADELADTLIGGLTVAEVPGARAGFVGGVIGPHAFLVPPLPNAVFTRDPSAWIAGGVVRSPMAMPARRPEQILWEAIYEHHPDFAGAAPIWYGDARGLHATLEGGDVMVLSPRCVAVGLSERTHPIGVENLAAGLFDAGVTQQVLAVELPKTRGTMHLDTVLTVVDTDAIVLWPRMRTGTGVWRIEPGASGRMQVTDEPDLVAALARGLGVDALRVVTTAEDEVLADREQWDDGNNTLALRPGEVFAYERNVDTNRRLRDAGVTVHTIEGFELPRGRGGPRCMSCPVVRDPVPA, from the coding sequence ATGCAGCCATGGGTCACCAGCGAGACCGGTCAGCTCCGGGAGGTCATCCTCCACCGGCCCGGCAAGGAGCTGCGCCGCATCACGCCCGCCAACCGTGAGGACCTGCTGTTCGACGAGCTGGTCTGGGTCGACCGCGCACAGCAGGAGCACGACGCGTTTGCTGACCTGCTGCGGGCCCGGGGCGTACGTGTCCGGCTGTTGACCGACCTGCTGACCGATGCGTTGGCCGACGACGCCGTGCGCGCCGACGTCATCGCGCGACGCGCGACGGCCGACAGCTGCGGGGTCGAGCTCGTCGACCGGGTGCGTGGTCACCTCGGCGACATGGCGGCCGACGAGCTGGCCGACACCCTGATCGGTGGCCTGACCGTTGCAGAGGTTCCCGGCGCCCGCGCCGGCTTCGTCGGTGGCGTGATCGGTCCGCACGCGTTCCTGGTGCCGCCGCTGCCCAACGCGGTGTTCACGCGTGACCCCAGCGCGTGGATCGCCGGTGGCGTGGTCCGCTCGCCGATGGCCATGCCCGCCAGACGACCCGAACAGATCCTGTGGGAGGCGATCTACGAGCACCACCCCGACTTCGCCGGCGCGGCGCCGATCTGGTACGGCGACGCCAGGGGGCTGCACGCCACCCTCGAGGGCGGTGACGTCATGGTGCTCTCACCCCGCTGCGTTGCCGTGGGGTTGTCGGAGCGGACGCATCCGATCGGGGTCGAGAACCTGGCGGCCGGGTTGTTCGACGCCGGCGTCACGCAGCAGGTGCTGGCGGTCGAGCTGCCCAAGACGCGGGGGACGATGCACCTCGACACCGTGCTGACGGTCGTCGACACCGATGCGATCGTCCTGTGGCCGCGCATGCGGACCGGCACCGGCGTGTGGCGCATCGAGCCCGGAGCGTCCGGGCGCATGCAGGTGACCGACGAGCCGGACCTGGTGGCCGCACTGGCACGCGGGCTCGGCGTCGACGCGCTGCGGGTCGTCACGACGGCCGAGGACGAGGTGCTGGCGGACCGCGAGCAGTGGGACGACGGCAACAACACGCTCGCGCTGCGCCCCGGCGAGGTGTTCGCCTACGAGCGCAACGTCGACACCAACCGCCGGCTGCGGGACGCCGGCGTCACCGTGCACACGATCGAGGGCTTCGAGCTGCCCCGCGGCCGCGGCGGACCGCGGTGCATGTCGTGCCCCGTCGTGCGCGACCCCGTGCCCGCGTGA